The Malus domestica chromosome 08, GDT2T_hap1 genomic interval ACATGTTCCATATCACTTCATCACCTTGCCATCTCCAACCCAGCTTCCAACCGGGGCGATCCACATGCCGAAATTGCTGGAAGTTGTATATCGATACTTTTATCTGAAATCAAATCGTGTAGTAAACATCATGTAAGTTCAACACAACCACAACAAGTCTTATTCCATTAAATGaagtcggctatatgaattatAGACTGTTATTATATTCTGTTTTGCGTCAAGTGTTCCTTTAGCTCCAAACACTTcatgtcttttcttaaagtctatTTTTAAGTCTTATAACCCTTTTGCCCTTAACCAATGTCTCACAATCGCAttatcaaattctttaaaaatcTTTAGGGGAATTAGGTCGAAAATACCAGGGCCCTTAGAGGGGTATTTCGGTAACTTAGGCGACAAACCTAGTACTGGACCCAGAAGTCTGACAAATAAAAAGGAATATTGTGATCCTTTTTCTGTCCCATCACATACAATGTCTAAATTGGcccaatgtaagctgattgaaTCTCTGAAGCAATCCTGATGAGCTCAGCGTGGGGATACTAAGATCTTGTGATCGTgatcgtttatcgtacatcgtgcagttctttttcgttaggtactatttatatttaattttaaatttgaaattttaaaatgatttctgaccgtacgatattcgatgaacggtcacgatcacAGGATCCttaggataaaaaaaaaaaaggattccAGCGTGAACCTCAcccaccaaattttttttttgactaaATCTAAGTTCAACCTCAAACAAAACCCaataggatcctctccggatcttttGGTGAGAACTCTGAGGATCCGTGAATCGTGTTTGTTCATTATATTTTGTGCGgttagtttttgtcaagtactgtttatatttatttttaaataaaaatatttaaaatcatttataaccgcataatatacgatgaacagatGCGATTCACGGATTCTGCAAGGATCCAgactcaaacaaaacaaacattctGGAATGCAAAACGACATGTCACGCATCCCACGTGCCTAGCCCATGCATCTAAATTTGGTGCATCTCTCGCAACCATTTACAAATTAGATGAGTGGTCACTTTTTAAACGCATTGTAAGCCACGATAGGCCAAAAGACACTACTAAAAAATTGTGAAAGGACGCATTCCGACCTAGAAATCTATATGAACATCTAATTGAATGGTGCTGGCTTCGTTACTTTTTAAATGTCCGTTAGCATGTTTCGATTCTAATGTCAATTTAGATATTCGGGTCGGAATATATCATGAAAAAAGGATTTTCTTGCGATACAATAAGAATGTAAAGTTGAtgcaaaactaataaaaaatgaagGGGAGATGggtaattaactaagaaaaagaGACTTACGTCAGATGTGCTTTCGCTTTGCTGCAAAAAATCCCAAGTGACGGTTATGTTGGCATATGGATCTAATGGATCGAACCCAACTGcaatttttttcatcaaaaatctcaagaaattaactaaataaaatcttttagagagagagagagagagagaggtatgTATACTTACATGACAATGAGAAGGAGGTGATGAGAGAGAAGGTGAAAATCAAGAGCTTCTTCATAGCACTTGATGATCTTTGAACACCAATCTCCAGAAAGAGGGGTTTAATCTATCTCTCCAAATTAATTAACCCCGGCCAAACATTaggaatataaatataattcttCTAATCAAACTGTTCAAATTGCACTATTGATGACATATATACATAATTCAACGCAGAAAAACATAATGTAATTATTCTATTGTTTGTCACAAACAAAAACTATATGTAGATCAAAGACTCGAAAACACGTATATATGTCtctgtctctttctctctaaagttgaGAGAGACTCGAAAACAAAAACGAAGAACACAAtaattatttccaaaaaaaaaaaaggaagaaagtaTTAtttatggaaagaaaaaaaaagagaggaatgAAGAATTAATTGCAATTAATGTAGTGTGAGAGGGTGGAGGAATTAGTGTTTTCCCAAATCTGGATGCAATTAAAAGGAGGAGGAGGTTAATTAGTACTAATTAAGATTAAGATGCGTCTAAGACTCTGTGAGTTGGTTTCTGAGAGTGTAAACATTCAAAGCTCACGCGTAATGACATCCGGGCCATTTGGCCTTCCGTTTGGGTTTACTCATtttaattactatttttttttctaatataaAACAATTAGGAAAAAGGAATACTAGCTACCTTCTCTATTTGTCTTTCCCTACCTATATTTTGATCATTCTGTaaaatatttctatgaaattgaAAAAGTCATCAGTGGAGGGGCTGATTTAACAAAGATACCCTCAATTTAACACCAAAATAATTAACAGTGAACAATCTCAATGACCACTTCTATTAGTTTTAAATCTCATGAACCAAAATGAAGAATTATACTAATCTCGAAGACCTTTTGGCAAAAAATCGTTTTatctcaaacaataatgtttgaGTTTTGGGTTGAACTACGTAATGATTTACAGTGAAATTTCTAAAAGAAAACAATTGTTGCATCCGTACAACCTCATCCTTATATGCTAAGAAAACAAGTGTTGAACTATGAAATGACTTGCAGTGACattgttagggttttgggtCCACGAACGTCGTCGTTTTGGGTTTAAAGACATGTAAGAATGGTGGTTGGTGATGTGGCCTAATCTTCACCTTTGAATTAGcttggaaatgttttgaatggCTGTGAAAGAAAGGAGGGGATATGACGGGAAAAAATGGGACCCATAGTCGTAATTTTGTTTTCTAATACATGTTTTGTTACGCGTATAGTACACGTGTATTATACACAAAAAAGCAGTGCATGtatacaaaaataaacaaacatatgTTGGAAATTTTAAGTAGAAAtttcattgtcccacattgcGAACATGCATAGTCCCAATATACATTCATCAGCATGACATTTAGGACACAAAAAATCAAcattcttcttctacaatcacaAATATCCTTTATGAGAAAACCACACAGATATTTGCCAGAAGTCAAGTTTTCCAATGCTAGAATTTTGATTTGATCGTTGAATCATGGTGAAGCAAACGtctgtagaactacaagcactgagtatgaacgaaatttctgtttcaaggacattacgGTACGCAAGCCGCGATCTTCAATATTtctgtttaatattatttcattgTTCATACACTGTTAATTAGTTGTttacttttattatttattagcatttaACATATCTCCAACCACATCTACAGTGCCCTGAGGTATAAGGTTATGCTAACGTCTTTATCGCTGCTTATAACAGATGTATAGGTTTATATAGTAAATTCCAACAGTGCCCAGGAAGCACAAAACTACTTGTGCTAAAGTTCAAGAAGAAATTCACACAGATATGGAAATGATGAGTCTCGGTTGCAGATGAATTCCCGTCACAGGCTTCAGGTTAGCTCAGTTCATCCCGTGATGGAGCGAATATCGGCAATCCTGGAAGTGAAAGAAGGTATTACATGGGACATTATATTGCTTGCAAACATGGATAAAATGGTaatcaacaaagaaacaagaCAATAAAATTGCAAGAATGATAAAAAAATGACACCTTTAAAGATCATTGATGCCGACGGCGCCCTTTGACATTGTCCTCAGATAATGACTGCCAGTTGTTATGATCAAGGTTGCTCAAGTCATCAAGTTCCGCAATAGCAAGCAAGTAGGTTGTGAGTTTCAAAAGCTCATGATCACTGTCTCGGCTAGAATGGGCCTTCTTGAATGGCTTGATGATCAAACCATTTTGTGGGTTCATCGCAAAGTTTCTTCGTAGATCATCAAACATTATAGTGTTTTTGGAACTGTAGAACTGATTATAACTGATAGTTAGACAGCAAATGAAAACTGCGGTACTCACATACTAAAAATAAGATTTATAAACCGGCCCGCAGAGCTCACATACCACAAATAATTACATGATCGTAATACATACCTCAGGGAATTGAGTCCAAATTAAGCATAATGGCTTGCAATCAAAGATCCCGCGAGAATCAAATTGAACTGTGATCATTGCTAAATAGTCTAGAAGAGCTGTGATTTTGTAGTTGGGATTGCTGAGCACTCCCAGCTATTCACGTGCTGGCATGCGATGGCCGTACTTGCAGATCACCGGTAATCAGTTTCATTCACATTAGTCCCAGTCCCAGCGGTTGCCTTGCCACAATAATTACATTGGTAATTGCTGGCACCAACCTATAATTTCATTTTGCAATAACTATGAGTAAAAACTGCAGTTTTGTAAGCTCGCTCTTGTGATGAAGGGGACAAGTATTTAAACCAGCTGCAACATATCAGACTGAGCTTGGAGGCTTGGCGTGGAAGGACGGAGTTCACAGGGTAATTACTTTATGCTACAAGTTTAATCCTAATTCGCATTTTGCAGTAGTTTTTATCAGTGGAGCCCAGAAATGGTGGTCCACCTCCTTGCGTAACTTCTTTTTCCGTGATCACTAAAATTCCCCTTGTACTACCGGATTTAAAAAAAGTTGATCCACCCACTTATGCCTCCTTGAAATTCCTATGAATTATATTGGAACACCACTTAATAGCTCATACAGCGATCTGGTAGATCGTGGTCCTAagttcaaattttgtaaatggTTGAATCATTTACCGCCGATCTTGATAACAGTTTTTAATTATCCTTTCACATTTGAGTTTTTCtctattaacttttttttataaagaggTACAACTATTGGCGAACCACGGTTATCCACCCCTTCTGAGCTCAGAAAAGGCTAGTGGGGAATTGCACCTTACTCGTGCCACAGTCAAGCAGATTCACAAGCTTACAAAGTATTGCCATGCTACTTCGTAGATGCTTCCACATTTCAACCTAAAATAATGCATTATTGATAGTTGAATAGCTGTAATCACCGCCACAAAGTCATTTGTTATAATGTATTGGATAGTCTTTGTCTCTTATGTAAAACTTCGGTTGAATGACAATGAGTTCTTCATTTCAACCCATTTCTTGCTGCAGAaatgaaacatatataaattACTACACAGGTGGCAAGAAATTTGAAGCTCTTGACTTGCTATTCTACTTAAGCTTCCATTTATGCCATCACACAAGACTGAGatgggaagaagaaaaaaagattgATGCAAATTCATACTCTTTTCGACATATATAGCTTCTCTAAAATTTACACACACCCATATTAGCAAAACTTAGTCTAAATGTGCAGTCCTAACTCAAGGTCTAGCAACATGAAACTTTACGATAACAGATTATCTTTCTTCCACTTTGATGCTAACACATTATTGGTTCTACATATGCAGTTTCTTTTACTCGTGATTCAAACAATTCATCCGACAAGAGataataaaggtcgtacccagtgcacaaggctcccgctttacgcagggtctgggagaggtgaatgtcgactagccttacccccatttatggagaggctgctcccaagtctcgaacccgagacctaccgctcatgggcgaaggcacttgccatcgcaccaagtgcgacccgACAAGagataatagaaagaaaaaaaaaatagaggtaTAATACTTAATAACATCCAAACAATGCACTTCCAACGTTATACGACAGTCTCCTAGGCAGGTTTAGAAAATGAGCATGATACTTAATAACGCGGAAACAAACGAGGAAATACCTGTATCACAAATGCTTAAACTATATAAAGAACACAGAAGTTTTAATCAATCCATCCGATCTTTCTGTCTTTATATAGAATTGGTATAGCATTTCGTTTTCAAATGAACTAACCTGGTTGCAGACCGATATCATATTCCGCGTAAGCAGCTGTAAGAAAATCGTGAAGAACTACAAAAGACAATGTGTGTAAAGGCAAATGAAAGACACATGGAAGCTCTGAAAAAGTAGAAATATCGTATGAAGAAAGAACAACTCACAAGGCCGCATAAGTTGAAGCAGGTACCGGTGATCAAACAGAGTGTAGTCGATATCCAGCACAAGCAGTTTCTTTCCTTGCCGGCATGGATTTCGAAGTTCAATCTACAACCCAAAGgcacataaataaacaaaaatacataaaaaataatGCACATTTATCTGCAATCATAAGTGTAAAATAGAAACAGCTAACCTTGTATTGATCAACACGCCTTCTGCTTATTGGCATACTTATCTTTAATCGCAACAGCTTCATCTTGGGCAATCTCAAAGCCTGAGCCTTCTCCTGCTGCTCCTGCCATTGCCCCCAACaatttgctctctctctcctcaggTTTtagtctagagagagagagagagagagagagagaggtatcaCTATCAACAGAAGCTACTTTTCTTCGTTTACAAATATACTAGCAGAGAGCACAGCGTCCGAACAAAATAGGTATATAAttatcattttataaaaaaatgagggtaaaataagaaaaatagggatataattgtcattttgtcaaaaagTACAAAATTAAAGCCTCTTCAACCGCCCACCTCCTCTCATATTCTCCTCAATCACAACCACTTCAGTTTATTCAAATTATCCAAAAAACATCATGATTTCACTTACGTGTATGAAAAAATGATGGTAGGACAATTTCtattaataagtgcatattttttatcttatgtaaatatttccCATTTTCATTCTCTTCACTTTAATCAAATCTCCTAGGCCGTTGTGTTTTATTCAAATTGCTCTCTCAATTTAATATTCTATTTCTCTTAGTCATATATATAAAATTGTATAACATAAATTgttgatttcatatatatataattgtataaCATAAATTGTTGATTTAGTCATTAAATTGAGTTAATAATATATTACACTTTTCGGATATGAAGTGATTATTAAAATGAGTCACGagatttcaatttggtcatattATATCTAACGGTAATGAAATTGTATCAATTTGCGTCGTTAATTTGATTGTATGATAAATCATTAAATAGCAAACGTGATGAGTTTGAGACCATTATATGGACTAATGTGTAAGCCAAATTTGCACTATATTAACGAAAAAAAGACTCAACAATTTAATGGATAATTTAGACATTCAAAGAGACAATGTGTAGCTAAAACAATTTCAAAACCTTACTGTTCAATGTGAGAAAATTAGAACTTCATGGTCCATTTTTAAATTCATCTTAAACTTGAAGAGTGTAAAATGTAGTGAGCCCTTGAATTATTATATAAATGAAAATTTCATCTCTAAATTActttttctaaaaaataaatctttaattattaaaatttgtCTATTTCCTCCCTTTTGTAAGTATTATATCTAAACCCTTGTCATTTTAAATCCCTTGACTTGAACTCAACACAATTTAGAGTGTACTACCATCATTTCTCACCTATGAACTCTTAACATTATAAACTTTAAATCTATTAATTAACCCTCTAAAATTAACTCCTTAGACTATTTTTTTGGAAAAGCAAGTTCATAAATTCAAATTTCTGTATAAAATATCAATCCACCCTTCAACATGTTTCTCACTCAAATCACGTGGCTCAAATTCTTAGAAAATTTACTAAATAACttcaaattaacaatttttaaCGAATTTAAGAACATAATGACTACGCATCCTAGTGCGGTTTCGATCCCAACTAATTCCCTTCTTCCtaacatttaacaatttaatcCAATAACGTTATCGTTCATAAAGGAAAAGTATTTATAGACTTAATTTTTACCCATATAATAATTCACGGACCGAATTGGCAAATTACTTAAATAAAGGATCAGATTATTCAATTATTCATTCATAGATAACCCGACAACTTAACATATCAAATATGAATCAGAGCAGATCCAATCCGATTGGACTCTCCAAAGGCTTTAGTCAGTGTCCCTTCCAAAGGAACATAACACAGAACCTAAATAAAAATGGCAGTAGGTGGGTTTTACATACAAAGTGCCTCCAACTCCAtttttttaagaagaaaattgacaaaaaaagtaATAAATGAAAATGAGCCTCCACGAATATCTACTATCTAGTCTTCATCCTCCGTTTCCTCATCATCGTCGTCATTGTTTTCACCGTACCTCCAACCATCTTCGACATTGTCACGGTCCTCCTCTGTTTCTTCACTGTCTTCTTCGTCGTAAACATCTTCTTTGATCGGCCAGGGTTTCTTCATTGTGTTCATAGGTGCAGGAGATGGAGTTGAgcctttacgctgagcaatttTGGCAGGCGGGTACTTCAAGTTAGGTTTGGGCCTGTTTTGTTTCTGGCTCTTGCCATTCATACGTTTTCCAGCATAGGCATCTTGATCACTGGCTTCATCCATCTCGTTATGAGCATTATTAGCAGGATTCTCTGCATTCTCATCAGACACATGGCCAGGATGCTCTCTCCTGAGATGCAGCTTAAGCTTGTATTCATGGATGTACGCCTTACTACACCCGTCATATGGGCAAGCATAAGGGCGATCCAATGATGCATTGCTATAAGGAGGCTTCGGAGTTCTGATTTGCTTCTCTGCAGGTGGGGTGGCATATTTTGGCACAGAAACTGGCTCGTCGATGGGCATCTGCAAAATCAGTGTTAATATTGCGAATCAAGCCATACTTCCTATGTTAAGAAAATCCAGAAAAATAGATGTATGACACTAATATCAGCGATTATAAGAATGTCCAAACTGAAGGGAGATATTTTGGCCTTATTTTTCAGATATTTTTGTTGGTAAGAACTAAGGAGGACCTTAATGTGCCTGTGAATTCATAAAGGACTTTTATATTTTGCACAAAAGTAACACAAGCTTTAGATTTGTACAGAAAACGGGCCTTTACCTGCACCTTGTTTGTTCTCTGTCATTTACATCAAGATGATTTGCTACCCACTAATTAAAGGTGACTTACCTGTACCTTTTTTTCGATACTCACTGATTTTGTCTTTGGACTGGTGAATCCAGAAGAACAGAATTGGATTTGAATGCTTATGTAAATTGCTAAACAAGACTTTTGAAGCTCTAGTTTCTTACATTAGTGAAATCCACATGTCAACTTATAAAATAGGATAAATCATAAATCTCAACTATTTAAGAAGAATATTTTACTTCAATTTCACTCTGACAATCATTTGCATGTAGAGTATTATTCTCCCAttgaaactctatttttattctttcaatgcaaatttaatgaaaaaaaatcatattgcCTTCATACTAAATGCACTCATACTTCAATCAATAATAGTTCGAGATGCAGCTATGAAACATTCACACAATATTTTGTAACAAAAACAAATGAAGACAATTGCATCAaaatatttcataaataataaaagTGAGGCAGGATTAGCAAACCTTTTCATGGTGAGCTACAATGTGGTTTTTAAGCTTGTACTCATGTGCATATCTCTTTCCACAGTCTGGGTATGGACAGATATGATAGTTCTCTTGCGAATGTGTTTTCATGTGCGATCTAAGGTTGAAATCCAGGGAGAAGGCCTGCAAAAGTCATATTCGAAATTaattacaacaaaacaaaatcagttATGCATATTAAACACCcacaaataaaaggaatttatGAAGCCGAAAATAGACATCAAATTTATGAAAAGCACAAAATGGTTCAAGTAAACAGCTACTGTGATACTACCCTGATAGtgacagtttttttttcttgattggAAGTGTAAAATT includes:
- the LOC103428977 gene encoding ubiquitin-like domain-containing CTD phosphatase, whose amino-acid sequence is MKLLRLKISMPISRRRVDQYKIELRNPCRQGKKLLVLDIDYTLFDHRYLLQLMRPFLHDFLTAAYAEYDIGLQPGISSLVPAITNLGVLSNPNYKITALLDYLAMITVQFDSRGIFDCKPLCLIWTQFPEFYSSKNTIMFDDLRRNFAMNPQNGLIIKPFKKAHSSRDSDHELLKLTTYLLAIAELDDLSNLDHNNWQSLSEDNVKGRRRHQ
- the LOC103428953 gene encoding zinc finger transcription factor YY1; this translates as MDSQFHHNYFERRPIFRSKTPAVKWFKEWVPQDVVATGGKCSLMKWVTADTLKALNEKSKKTVAPEPEPEPTTEVLFLCSYDGCGKTFIDAGALRKHSHVHGEKQYVCHYEGCGKKFLDSSKLKRHFLIHTGERDYVCPHEGCGKAFSLDFNLRSHMKTHSQENYHICPYPDCGKRYAHEYKLKNHIVAHHEKMPIDEPVSVPKYATPPAEKQIRTPKPPYSNASLDRPYACPYDGCSKAYIHEYKLKLHLRREHPGHVSDENAENPANNAHNEMDEASDQDAYAGKRMNGKSQKQNRPKPNLKYPPAKIAQRKGSTPSPAPMNTMKKPWPIKEDVYDEEDSEETEEDRDNVEDGWRYGENNDDDDEETEDED